From one Triticum aestivum cultivar Chinese Spring chromosome 4B, IWGSC CS RefSeq v2.1, whole genome shotgun sequence genomic stretch:
- the LOC123089553 gene encoding benzyl alcohol O-benzoyltransferase yields the protein MALSFAVRRRKPELIGPASPTPRETKRLSDIDDQGTLRANIRFFFFYRGEQESGDDPVGAIRRALPEALVHYYPFAGRLREVDGRKLVVDCTGEGVTFVEADADVRFEDLEAAAGPGLTPPFPCMDELAFDADGVSGILGCPLVLIQVTRLLCGGFVVGHRFNHAMCDATGTAMFMNAVAELARGLPAPTVAPTWSRDLLDARSPPAPSLPHREYDVVTPLPPSPPADDMVLRSFLFGPSVVAAMKRSLPPALRDTATSFEVLAAFLWRARTAALALRPDEETRLVTVVNMRRHVALGLPAGYYGYACANPMAVMAAGALLSGSMGEAVELVQAVKASVTAEYARSMADHLVLHGRPVLATPNLFVLTDLRHVGLDRVDFGWGEPVYAGAARSVLWVSSLVTVKNSAGKNVVAVPVALPRLAMERFASEVETLTKKV from the exons ATGGCGCTGTCCTTCGCCGTGCGCCGGCGCAAGCCGGAGCTCATCGGCCCGGCCTCGCCGACGCCGCGAGAGACCAAGCGCCTCTCCGACATCGACGACCAAGGGACGCTGCGGGCGAACAttcgcttcttcttcttctaccgTGGGGAGCAGGAGTCTGGCGACGACCCGGTGGGCGCCATCCGCCGCGCCCTGCCGGAGGCGCTGGTGCACTACTACCCCTTCGCCGGCCGGCTCCGCGAGGTGGACGGCCGGAAGCTGGTCGTCGACTGCACCGGCGAGGGGGTCACGTTCGTGGAGGCCGACGCCGACGTCCGGTTCGAGGACCTCGAGGCGGCCGCCGGGCCCGGGCTGACGCCGCCGTTCCCATGCATGGACGAGCTCGCCTTCGACGCGGACGGCGTCAGCGGCATACTCGGCTGCCCCTTGGTGCTCATTCAG GTGACGCGGCTCCTGTGCGGCGGCTTTGTCGTGGGGCATCGCTTCAACCACGCCATGTGCGACGCCACGGGCACAGCGATGTTCATGaacgccgtcgccgagctcgcgcGAGGCCTCCCTGCGCCAACCGTCGCGCCGACGTGGTCCCGTGATCTGCTCGACGCACGAAGCCCTCCGGCGCCCTCGCTGCCGCACCGCGAGTACGACGTCGTGACGCCCCTGCCGCCATCGCCACCAGCCGACGACATGGTCCTGCGCTCCTTCCTGTTCGGCCCTTCCGTCGTCGCCGCGATGAAGAGATCCCTCCCGCCTGCTCTCCGCGACACCGCCACCAGCTTCGAGGTGCTGGCCGCGTTCTTGTGGCGCGCCCGCACCGCGGCGCTGGCGCTCCGGCCGGACGAGGAGACGCGGCTGGTGACCGTCGTCAACATGAGGAGGCACGTCGCTCTAGGCCTGCCTGCCGGCTACTACGGCTACGCCTGTGCCAACCCCATGGCGGTGATGGCCGCCGGGGCGCTGCTGAGCGGCTCGATGGGAGAAGCGGTTGAGCTGGTGCAGGCGGTGAAGGCTTCGGTGACGGCCGAGTACGCGCGCTCCATGGCCGACCACCTCGTGCTGCACGGGCGGCCGGTGTTGGCCACGCCGAACCTGTTCGTTCTCACCGACCTCAGGCACGTAGGCCTCGATCGTGTGGACTTCGGCTGGGGCGAGCCAGTGTATGCAGGGGCGGCCAGATCAGTTCTCTGGGTGAGCTCGTTGGTCACCGTCAAGAACAGCGCCGGGAAGAATGTGGTGGCGGTGCCGGTCGCGCTGCCGAGGTTGGCAATGGAGCGGTTCGCGTCCGAGGTCGAGACGTTGACCAAGAAGGTTTAG